In Rhopalosiphum padi isolate XX-2018 chromosome 3, ASM2088224v1, whole genome shotgun sequence, the genomic stretch AGTTTGCGTAAATCCTTTAAAGCATGGTGGTTGTGAAATTTTtccgtttttgatttttttcaagtttataaaatatgttgaagcatttattaaaaaagttttgacTATTCCCGTATGCGTTAGAGCAGAGTTATATGGATTATTACTATAAAGTGACCTACTATTTAAACAGTCgaataaattgttcataaattCTACGAAATCTGCAGTATCAACTGCAGTTTTACTGCAAAGTTGACCAGTCTCTGCACATGTGCGTATAGCTGATGACATAGAAtggcttaaaatttaaaaatttaaaaatttaaaaaaatttaaatttcaaaccccggtagagttttttttacagatatttgaagaaaaatttatggagaaccttgtaccaaattttcaaaacttagttataaaagaaaaaattttacgatttttcaaCCACAAAAttacttgcaaattttcgcaatTGTGACATATTTCGTATAAATTCGAACTTTAagcacttataaaaaaaaattgtgactaacgatttcggatttttttttatcactttaaGAACAGCTCAtaagaaaccttgtattaaattttcaagattttctGGCCGGCCAAaaaatttttatcgttatttaaaaaaaaaatacttagaaaaattgaaaatttcaattgtctataaatagatcaaaaaaagtcaaaattctttgaaaatttaactgTGTATGGagaacgctaatataaacatttggtgaaaatttcaagtgttTACGTcgattagtttttgagttatagcaaaataaaaaattaaattttgtcgaaaactggttttgcgtaaaaattcccgtttttctgtcactttttttttgtttttctcgatttttttgaaaactgttggaaaatgtttatttttcaccTCTATAATGCACCAAGGATATCCACTTTGCCATCGGAAACCACCCCCAAAGTTTGAAATTGAAGCATTATTTCGACTAGTTATGCTGTACACAggcacaaaaacaaaaacaaaaaaaacacacatcattgtaaaatcaatacattcatcactccgttcagaatctaaaattttatattcatagtacatacttatataactaaaaataatttaaacgttatcaaaaatttaaatatgactcACTGGAACCcagtcttatataataaaataattaattcgtaCCAGATGACGTAGACGGTTGATTTTCATCTaaagaattaaatttgaatggaACTGCCTTtggttttaatttcttttttttatcgtacatataaataaaatcatccgGGCTAAAATGTTCTTGGCAAATGTATCTACTGTATAGCTTTTCCACATCCAGTGATAGTAAACTAACATTTCCTATTATATAATTGGTAATAATTACTCAAGTTAGTacctagtttaatattttaaaatgtataatacataataaatagtaacttgtaagtatattatttaccagAATTTATTGCCCAGGTTTCAGATATTATTCTATCTTTTGGAAACCGAAACATGCTTAGCCCAGGATActtgattgtatttttaaagcAATTAAAATACTGGCATTTATTGCCAggcattattaaaaacaatataaaccacaaattaaaaataataaaaatggatgGTACAcggaaacaatataatattattctgtttgaGACCTTATACTACGAATGTCCATTCGTAAACTGTTCAACTTTATAcagttgtcatattattatagacaataataggcattatattattataatattcaatattgtactgtgccgttaaatttataataatttatttataaatatcgtgaatattgaataacaatGCCGTCGCCGGCGCCCGCGCCCCGCCATTCAAAACCAATACTATGGCAAGGTAAGTTCCCCACCGAGCTGACAGCAACGACAACAGCGCTCTGCAGCGGCTGACAGCACGGAATCGGTTGCCACTATTTTCTACGGCATGGCTTTATCTGTATATTGGGGACGGGGTGGCCGAGCGGTCTAATTCGTCGGCTGCGGAGCAGCTGGATCCGGTTCGATCCTCGGCCACTGGGCGGCATTTTTCTCCGGGTAAGTCACGGTGTCCGGAGAACAAGTGCTGCCATCCCCCCACCCCGGGGCATggcagaaacctacgggtgtcccattaaaaattctgccaaTCAGGCGCCGGGCTTACTCCCGAACTACATAcgccatacgaaaaaaaaaaaaaatctgtatattataaaatcaatggtataatcaataaagttaatacacaatataatcaaGAAATTTCTGAAAATAGGGAATATTTAAAGTGTGTTTTAGAAACCTTGCTTTCCCAGATAGCAATAGTTTATCTAACAGTTAtctaaacaatattgtaattttaatttacatatatgtTTGATATCTGAAATAGCTCcatagaaaatttttaaatatctatgaaATATCCATGTGATTTCTTATGAACCAAAAATCAATATCTAAAATATGTCAAATAGGTTATATCTATttgatatgttattaataatataataatatccctTAGATATCTATAATAActcatttacatatttatttgataaatcatTGATATCTCATAAATATctcaattacatatttttatatatcaatccGATATCTAAACAGTATCTTTGTTGGTCATTTGtagtatattcataaataaatgataattatcatattaaatatatactaatttagtAGTAatgcatagtattatatataggtatagtatagtatttataacgAGACAAACAGAGTGTCCAAGGCAAGTGGCAAACTCTCTTGGCTCGTCACACACCAATATATATAACGCTACCGACGCGCGCTCTTGTGTACCATCGACGCAAACTACTAATCGCACGTATAACATTTCCAAATCACAACATAGATAGCGCGGAAGAGTAAATACGTTGGAAACATACGCCGCCTGACTGGAAAACCAGATTTCCCCTTTAAACCCGGGAATGtagaactaaattatttatctagTTAAATTCAACTGATTGAAATCTATAGGATTCACACAATCAAATAATGATATGCATCGAAGAAAATGATTAATTTCGTGAATTTGAAATCATCATACTGCTAAGGAAATCTGGGCTACAGATAGCACAAATAGGAGCCAGCAACCTTGGTTCGATACCCCCTTTTGCTCCTTGCTAATTGTAGTGGGATTGTGAGCCGGACGGTATTAAACCACCGTTATACACGGACACGATTCACTACAACTTGAACAGCTACATTATAGACTGCACAAGCCGGCCGGTATTCACACCACCGGCATACACGGAAGTGCTACAGTCTATCCACGACCATCATTGGCCGTCCCTCCTACATAACTACAAAGTGAGAAATTGCCACCATTCAGTGACGGAACACGCTGTATCAGACTTCTACAAGTCATAGCTACCACGAAGAAGTGCACCGCAAGAAAAACCGTGAGTTGTATGTTCAATGATTCCCACCCCTTTTATGTAAAGTCCCTATaccttatttttaatgtacactcttaagagtataaaatattttgttgtaaaattttaataatgaaactattgtattatttggtgtaaaataaataaaaaatatatacaaatgtgattcattacatattataaatacaatgatagaatgcaataaagtttattattttcaaattatatttatcttattattattattattattatatatatatatattacactcgatataatattattataatagaaatatgaaattattaaaatattgaaatattattaattgtcttTTTTTAATAGTCTTCCTTTTGCTCCAGTTAACCACTTGCTAATAGTTGTTATGATATCATCATTGgaatgatttttgaattttgatttcaaaactgcttctataaatatataacaattctaaacttaatttaatacattcatttCTAATcaagtaaaaatacattaaacattattaaaatagttattttctgagtgttattaataaaaataaatataatataaacatatagggtacatatatatttttattatttattgaggtATATTAGGTTTTGAggtacttttttaattaattaggaaaaaattaaattaaaatgttaataaatattaagataaaattattaaatttgatagaataaattcaaaaattttaaaataataaaggtagGCAAGTTTATAACTACTTAGTTGGACATCACATCATTGTGCAGGTGTGTAAtgtgtaatgtataatgtataataggtaaattcaatgatacattatagtatgatgaaaagattctgagcgaagacagtatatgaataatattttaaaactatatattaattaataaattagtatagttatactaatatactattgtataatatgtatttgcatTATTATAACAAGAAGGAATGAATATTGTggtataaattagttaaaaaaatatatcttaacatttttgttttcatcaaCTATTTACTGttctgaaatattaaaaaaaaattattcttcatgtttttaattgtttggaAATTTTTAagtgacatattataattatttttctgaacaagatgtaatataaataaatatattcactataattcaaaattaacataatataaaattcactataattcaaaattaacataatataaaattcactataattcaaaattaacataatataaaaattcactaatataaaacttaccaattattactttatttattgccatcaaagaaaaattatctttatttcttAACCCATAATATGTGAATCCAAGTAAAATATGATcatcaaaaactttttttaagattttatatatcatattttgtaaCGACTTTCCTCCAATCCTTGCGAGTtcatttacctataaataataacaaataaaaataaaaaacgatttataaataaaaccgtACAACTTGTTTTCGAAAATTGGAatcacttttaattttattttccatatcGTTGAGACCATCATGGTCAGATATTGGCCAACTAGaaacaaaataatctatttCATTTGCCCATGAATCGTCTACTTGAGTTTTGTTTTGGATATTATTAACCAACTTAATAATCTCTTGTTGAGTATCCGAAATATTAGAAACTTCAACTTTTAAGgaagttaaatatttcaaaataagtttctgaaaatctttaaaatcaagccattattaaaacataagtgcctagaataattcaaaactacaataagattataatttataaagtactatattaaattagtgtattactaattgtatattaattaaatataagtaggtataaactATACCTAGATACtaaattatagaaatagtataaaaaatattttgcttactTAAATGTTGTTCATTGCTGTTCACTAAAGGAGATACACTTGGTGTATTTGTTGCATCATTGGTTAAGTATGCAActtgattattttgaatatctGCTTCATATTGGTGATTACTTGTTGAAGGTGTAACATTTTGTGTATCTTTAACTGCATTGGAAGACAAAGAATTAATTGAAAAACCATATAGATTAGGTAGGTATAGAatagtattattagttttattataatagtaataaataggtATCTTAAATTTGTATACCTTTCTGAAAAACAACCCTGTTCGGTGTAGTATATTTTTTGGAGATAGGCGTAATATTCAATGTTGaactttttttatgttcatctaacaaaaaatatgtaactgGAAATATTAACATGAtactagtttaaataaatataatataatacctatacatatacccTGTTGGTTTAAAGTTGCAGAATTAACTGCAGTCAAAGTATCATCATTTTGTTCATCGTTTTCAGAATCTAAacatacatatttcaat encodes the following:
- the LOC132925292 gene encoding uncharacterized protein LOC132925292 produces the protein MYTSDLSDIEDKKTKTNNHTSEKKRKDISLSSKSSSEQLNFKKVKKDNALKLVDVTNSNLSYYDTDESSEKSLFDDSDNDKNYELPTAECSKKSILNYDSENDEQNDDTLTAVNSATLNQQGLFFRKVYKFKIPIYYYYNKTNNTILYLPNLYGFSINSLSSNAVKDTQNVTPSTSNHQYEADIQNNQVAYLTNDATNTPSVSPLVNSNEQHLNFQKLILKYLTSLKVEVSNISDTQQEIIKLVNNIQNKTQVDDSWANEIDYFVSSWPISDHDGLNDMENKIKSDSNFRKQVVNELARIGGKSLQNMIYKILKKVFDDHILLGFTYYGLRNKDNFSLMAINKVIIEAVLKSKFKNHSNDDIITTISKWLTGAKGRLLKKDN